The genomic interval TCGGCCAGATCGGTCTTCATCGAAAAGCGTTCGATGGGCGACTTGAGCGCGCGCTCGATGGTGCTGCGCTCCATGCCATCGGGGGCGGTGAAGGCGAGGCGCATGAAGAATCGGCCGGTTTCGCGATCCCAGAACTGGTTGGATTCAGCGATATTGGCGCCCAGCGCGGCCAGTTCCGTGGTGACGGCTGCGACGATGCCGGGGCGGTCGGCGCAGGACAGGGTCAGGACAAAATTGGCCGAGGACATGGGTGGGCGGCTCCAGATAGACGATGCGTCATGCGGACAGCCGCATAACCTTGGCCAGCGGTATCAAGGGCTTGGGCGGTCACGTCAAGACCAATAAAAAGGGCCGCCCCCTATAGGACGGCCCTTCCTGAGTTTCGTCGGCCTCGAGTGCCGCGGAGGTGGGTGCTAGCCGAGATCACTCCCGATCAGCACAACAAATCCAAGACCTTCTTCGAGAACCAAAACCTCATAAGACACTGGGATCACCTCCTTCACGTTGGTTGAACATGACACGAGCATGACAGATTTTTGAATCTGCGCAACTGCCGGTCAATCACAATTTTCGTGAAGGCTAGGCGCGCGCCTTTTTTGGGCGCGAGCGCAGCTGGATGATGGTGGCCGCCAAAACGCCCAGCGCCACGATACCGATGATGATGGTGGCGAGCGCATTGACGTCTGGCGAAACGCCGAGGCGGATCTTGGAGAAGATCACCATGGGGAGGGTCGATGAGCCCGGACCCGATACGAAGCTGGCGATAACCAGATCGTCGAGCGACAACGTAAAGCCGAGCAACCAGCCCGAAACCAGCGCCGGAGCGATGATGGGCAGGGTGATGTCAAAGAAGGTGCGGACAGGGCTGGCACCTAGGTCCATGGCTGCTTCTTCAAGGCTGCGGTCAAAGTCGGACAGGCGCGACTGCACCACGACGCAGACATAGGCCATGCAGAAGGTGGAGTGCGCGATGATGATGGTGACGATGCCACGCCCTGCCGGCCAGCCCAGCATGCTCTCCATGGCCACAAACAGCAGCAGCAGCGACAGACCGGTGATGACGTCCGGCATGACCAGCGGCGCCGAGACCATGCCGGCGAACGCTGTGCGCCCACGGAAGCGGCGGAAGCGGACCAGAGCGATGGCCGCCAGCGTGCCCAGTACCAGCGCGATGGTGGCACTGACGGCCGCGATCTGCAGGCTCAGCCAGGCGGCGCCCAGCATCTGCGGATCGCTGAACAGTTCGCCATACCACTTGGTCGAAAAGCCCGACCAGACGGTAACCAGTCGGCTTTCGTTGAACGAAAACACCACCAGCGACACGATGGGCGCATAGAGGAACGTAAAGCCAAGGGCCGCTGCGATAGGGAGGAACCAGCCACGACGCATGTTACTTCTCCACCACAGCGTTTTGAGCGCGCTGCAACAACATGATGGGGATGACGACGACCACCAGCATGGCGATCGCCACGGCAGCGGCACGCGGCCAGTTGGTGTTGGTGAAGAACTCGTCCCACAGCACGCGCCCGATCATCAGCGTACCCGGTCCGCCCAGAAGCGATGGGATGACGAACTCGCCAATGGCTGGGATGAACACCAGCATGGACCCGGCGATCAGGCCAGGCATCGACAGCGGCAGCGTCACCGACAGGAAGGTGCGTACGGGGCGCGCGCCAAGATCGGCCGAGGCTTCGAGCAGGGAGGAATCGAGTTTCACCAGCGTCGTATAGAGCGGCAGGATCATGAAGGGCAGATAGGTATAGACGATGCCGACATAGACCGCGAAATCGGTCTGCATCATCACCAGCGGCTCGATACCGAACAGGCCCAGGAACTGGTTGATGACGCCATTGCCACGCATGAAGCCGGTCAGCGCATAGACGCGCAGCAGGAACGAGGTCCAGAACGGCAGGATGACCAGCATCAGCAAAATATTGCGCCACTGATCGGGCGCCCGAGCAATGGCATAGGCCATCGGGTAGCCGATCAGGAGCGTAATGACGGTCGATATAAAGGCGATGCGGATCGAGGATAGATAGGCCGCGACATAGAGATTGTCGCTGAACAGGCGCAGGTAATTGGACAGATGCAACGTCAACTGCACCGTGCCGTCTTCGGTGGTCAGTAGCGGCGAATAGGGCGGACGACCGAACTGCTTGGTGCTGAGCGAAATGCCAAACACCACGGCAAGCGGAATAAGAAAAAACACCAGCAGCCAAACCACCGGCGCGAGCAGCACCAGTGCCCGGCCGGAAATGCCGACCTTGGCCAGACCGCGCTCGACCACGCGCCAGGGGCGCAGGCGGCGAGGGGGTGGCAGATTGGTCTGCAGCGCGCTCATATCGTCAGCACCGAACCGGCGTCGTCGCTCCAGCTGGCATAGACGGTTTCGTCCCAGGTGATGGCGTCGGGATTGCCGCGCACGGTATTGGTCTGGGTGACGCGCAGCCGCTTGCCGCTTTCGAGCAGTATTTGATAGACGCTCATGTCGCCGAGATAGCCGATTTCTTCGACCAGACCTCGGGTGATATTGGCGTCGCCTTCCGGCTTTTCGCGGCTGAGCTGGATCTTTTCGGGACGGATGGCGACCCACAGGATCTGGTCCGGTGCGCAGTCGACGCCGTGGCCGACAAAGATATCGCAGCCCAATTCGGCCGAGCGAATGCGGACATGGTCCGGCTCGTCCTCGATCACGACGCCTTCGGCCATGTTGACCGAGCCGATGAAGCCGGCGACGAATTTGGAGTTAGGGAATTCGTAAATGTCGGTGGGCTCGCCGATCATGGCGATTTCGCCCTGGTTCATTACGCCGATACGGGTGGCGAGGCTCATCGCCTCTTCCTGATCGTGGGTCACCACGATGAAGGTCACGCCCAGCGTTTCCTGAATCTTGACCAGCTCGAACTGGGTTTCTTCGCGCAGCTTCTTGTCGAGCGCGCCAAGCGGTTCATCGAGCAGCAGCAATTTTGGACGCTTGGCCAGCGAGCGGGCCAGTGCCACGCGCTGGCGCTGACCACCCGATAGCTGATGCGGCTTGCGCTTGCCGTAGTCCTGCAGTTTCACCAGCGTCAGCAGCTCGGCGACGCGGTCGGCGATCTCGCCCTTGGGCAGGTGATCGCGCTTGAGGCCATAGGCGATGTTTTGTTCCACATTCATATGCGGGAACAGCGCATAGGACTGAAACATCATGTTGACGGGGCGGTTATAGGGCGCGACCGCCGTCATGTCCTGCCCGTCGATTTCGATGGAGCCGCTGGTGGGCTGTTCAAAGCCGGCCAGCATGCGCAGCAGCGTCGACTTGCCCGAGCCCGAACCGCCCAGCAGGCAGAACAGCTCGCTCTTATAGATATCAAGCGACACATCGCTCACGGCAAAGACGTCACCGAATTTCTTGGTGACGTTCTTGATGCGCACGAAGGGCTTGGCTGCGGGATCGCGCCAGGGCCGAGTGTCGATTGCGAGCTGGGGTTTCTTGGCCATGACGAACTCTGCAAAAAGGCTGAGGGGCGGCTGATGCCGCCCCTTGGGTCATTCTCTTAGTGGCCCGTTTTGATGCGGGTCCACGTGCGGGTCAAGAGTTCTTCGAAGTCCGGGCTGTGCGCGGTCAGAGCGAAGGCCTTGGCCAGGGTCTCGGCTGGCGGATAGATGCCGGGGTTGTTCTTGACTTCGTCAGCCACAAACTCGGTCGCCTTGAGGTTGGGGTTTGCGTAGAACACGTAGTCGGTGATCGCCGCCACAACTTCTGGCTCAAGGATGTAGTTGATGAAGGTGTGGGCATTTTCCGGATGCGGTGCGTCAGCCGGGATGGCCAGGAAGTCGATCAGCGTAGCAGCGCCTTCCTTGGGGATCAGATAGCCCACTTCAACGCCGTGACCGGCAGCAGCGGCTGCGTCCGAAGCGATGAACACGTCACCCGAATAGCCGAGCGCCAAGCACGTTTCGCCATTGCCCAGATCGTCGATGTACTGGCTGGAATGGAAGTAGCGGATATAGGGCTTGACCGAGGTCAGCAGCGTTTCGGCCTTGAGCAGGTCTTCGCCATTTTCCGAATTGGGGTCGAGGCCCAGATAGTTCAGCGCAATGCCGATGACTTCCGATGGGCTATCGAGCACCGAGATGCCGCATGACGCGAGCTTTTCAGCCAGTTCTGGCTTGAACAGCAGGTCCCAGCTGTCGATGGGGGTATCTGGGCCAAGCGCGGCCTTTACCTTGGCGACATTGTAGCCGAGGCCGATCGTGTTGATCATGTAGGGCACGGAATGGGCATTGTCGGGGTCGAACTCAGCCGCCGTTGCCATGACGCCTGGATCAAGATTGACCAGGTTTGGCAGCTTGGATTTGTCGAGCTGGAGCAGCAGGCCTGCCATCACCTGACGCTGCAGGAAGTTGCCGGTCGGCACCACGATGTCATAGCCCGAGCTGCCGGCGAGCAGCTTGGCGTCGACGATCTCGTTGTTGTCATAGACGTCGTAATTGACCTTGATGCCGGTCGTCGCCTCGAAATTGGCGATCGTGTCCTCGGCGATATAGTCGGACCAATTGTAGATATTGAGGACTTTCTCCTCCTGGGCCAGTGCCGGGCTGGCAATCACGAGGGCGCCAAGGGCAAGTGCGAGCGACTTGTTCATCTGGATGGTGATCTCCTGTTGGGGAAGGTCTTGTTCTTGTTCGTTGCGACGCCTTGGCGTGGCAATTTCTCGGTGCCGTGCCGTTTGGGCGCGGCGTAGCTCAATCGCGGGCGCTCATCTTGGAGCGTCCGAACGGCAAAACTGGAAAAGCGTGGGGGCTACAGAAATAAAGCGCTCAAAAGCGCTGTGGGACTTGGCTGGACTATGCCCCGAGCGGGGCGCGTATCGGTCGGCGAACCATCGCCGATCAATGATGACCGTGTGCAGCGAAGTGCCCTTTCCCGCCAGAATACGAGTGGACCCTAAAACCAAACGCGGCAGCGGACAAGGGATTTGGCCCATGTTTTTCGGGGACTTGACGCCCTGCGACATGAGGGCGCAAAACGCGCGTCAAACGGGGTGCTCATGGCCCCCTTCAGAACCCCTATAGCGAGCGATCCGATGAGCGCCAAAGCCTACCTTTCCATCAGCCCCGAAGTGAAGCAGGCTCTGGCCGCGGGCAAGCCCGTCGTGGCGCTTGAATCCACCATCATCACCCACGGCATGCCCTATCCGCAGAACCTGGAAATGGCCAACAATGTCGAGGCCGTGATCCGCAAGCACGGCGCTGTTCCCGCAACCATCGCCATCATGGATGGTCGCTTCTGCGTTGGCGTGTCGGGCGAAGACCTCGAGCGTCTGGCCCAGACCGGCGGCAAGGCTGCCAAGGCCAGCCGTCGCGACGTCGCGTCTCTGCTGGTCAAGGGCGAGATCGCTGGCACGACGGTTGCCACGACCATGCAGATCGCTGCGCTTGCCGGGATCCATGTGTTCGCCACCGGCGGTATTGGCGGCGTGCATCGCGGCGCCGAAGATACGTTCGATATTTCGGCTGATCTTGAAGAGCTGAGCCGCACGCCGGTTTGTGTCGTCTGCGCCGGTGCCAAGTCGATCCTTGATATCGCCAAGACGCTCGAAGTGCTCGAGACCAATGGTGTGCCGGTGCTCGGCTACGGCACCGAAGATTTCCCGGCCTTCTGGGCGCGCCAGAGCGGTCACAAGGTCGATCATCGCTTTGACGATGTGGCTGACATTGCCAAGGTCGTGGCCATGCAGGCCGATCTGGGCATGGGTGGCGTGCTCGTTGCCAACCCGATCCCGGAAGCCGATGCGCTCGATCCTGCCGCTATCGAGGCGCGCATTGCCGAAGCCATCGCCGGTGCCGAAGCCGAAGGCGTTTCGCGCAAGGCGCTGACCCCGTTTCTGCTCAAGCGCATTTTTGAGCTCACCGACGGCAAGTCGCTGGTGGCCAATATCGCGCTGGTCGAAAACAACGCCAAGGTTGCAGCCGGGATCGCCGTGGCGCTTGCCGCGCGCAATGCGCCCCAGCCGGCCCTGCGTCGCGCATGAGCGGCAAGGTTCTCGTCGTCGGGGATGTGATGACCGATGTCATCGTCATGCCCGAGGGCCCGATCGTCAAAGGCAGTGACCGGCGCGCCACCGTGCGCAGCCGGCCCGGTGGGTCGGGCGCCAATCAGGCGGTGTGGCTTGGCGCCATGTCGGCCGATGTCGTGTTTGCGGCCCGCGTTGGGGCCAGCGACAAGGCGATGTATGAGAACTACTTCCGCGGGCTTGGCGTCGTGCCGGTGCTCGGGGGAGACAAAGAGCAACCTTCGGGCGTGCTCGTCACCATCGTTGATCCCGATGGCGAGCGCAGCTTCCTGACCGACCGGGGCGCTAATCTCAATTTGTCGGCCGATGATCTGCCGTCCGAAATTTTGGACGATATTGGGCTGGTCATGGTCTCCGGCTATAGCTTTTTTGCGCCCGGCCCACGCGCTGCGGTGCAGGCGCTGTTTGCGCAGGCCAAGGCGCGCGGCATTGCCGTGGCGGTCGATCCCGCTTCGGTGGGGTTTCTGGTCGAAGTGGGCCCGGCGCAGTTCCTCGAATGGACGGCGGGCGCCGATTTCATCTTTTCCAACGAAAGCGAAGCCGAAGCCCTCACGGGCATTACCGGCCATGTCGAACAGACAGCGGCGCTGGGCAAATTGTTCGGCACGGTACTGATCAAGCGCGGTGGACTTGGTGCCGTACTGGGTGGGCGCGACGGGGTGCGGGTCTCGCAGCCGGCGTCTGAAGTCAGCGTCGTTGACTCAACGGGCGCCGGCGATGCCTTTGCGGCAGGTTTTATCTCCGCGCATCTGGCCGGTGAAGACGAAAGCACTGCTTTGGCGCGCGGCATTGCTGCTGGCGCGAAGGCCGTGCAGTCGATTGGTGGCCAGCCCGACTAGCGGCTCGCCTCGCTTTGTTCAAACTCTGCCCGCATGACAGCGGTCCCACGGAGGAATATTTTGATGAATCGTCTCGTTGCCGCCACCGCACTCTGCCTGTCGCTGACCCTGCCAGCCATGGCGGATGGCAAGATCTATGTGCAGTTGCCGGATCTGTCGTCCTATACCGGCAAGCAGGCCGAAGACTTCCTTTATCAGGTCGTTCTGGCCAACGTCGTCGCGTCAAATTGCGAGGGCTATGAGGTGACCGACGAGGAATGGTCGTTGCTGACCGACTCCGCCGATCTGCTGGCCTATGGTCAGCTCAATCTCAATTCCAACAGCTATGACGACGACTATTACAAACCAGCTTTCGATGCGCTCGATGAAGCAACCACCTGCCAGGCAGAAGGCCCGGCCGTCGAAGCCATTCTCGAAGACCTCGAAAGCCATGGTGGTTCGCGCGTCGCGTTGCCCGATCAGGACGCGGCCTATGTTGAATGGCGCGCGCTGATGGATAAACTGCAGGCCCAAGCCAATGGCGAACAGCCTGCCGCGCCAACCGGAAAGACCAAGCAGAAATGATGATCGTCGCCGCCGTTCTCGTCACACTGGTGGCGCTGCTGCACCTTTATATCATGGTGCTGGAGATGTTCTTGTGGGCCAAGCCACGTGGCCTCAAGGCTTTCGGGCTGGCGCCGGAATTTGCGCAGCAGACCAAGGTTCTGGCGGCCAATCAGGGGCTCTATAACGGCTTTCTGGCTGCCGGCCTGCTCTGGGGCGTGCTGCATCCGGCCCGCGAGTTCGGCTGGCAGATCTGCATTTTCTTCCTCGCCTGCGTGGCAGTGGCCGGGATCTACGGTGCCGCAACCTCGAGCCGCAGAATCTTGTTCATCCAGACGGTGCCGGCTGTGATCGCGCTGATCGCGGTGATTTTCGCTTAGCTAATGCTACCTTCGACTGTCCCTCAACCGTCATTGCCCGGCTTGTCCGGGCAATCCATCCATCAGCGAGTGTAGGGACATGGATCACCCGGACAAGCCGGGTGATGACGGTGGAGCCGAAAGTAGTGGCCTATTGCAGGGCGAACGACTACTAGCCCGCAAAGCTCGCCAAGACCCGTACCCAGCTGCGGATGCCGCGGTGGTAGCTGTCGAGATCATACTTCTCGTTGGGCGAGTGGATCTGGTCGTCGATATGGGCAAATCCGATCAAAAGGGTGTCGAGCCCCAGGATCCGCTTGAAGTCGCCCGCGACCGGGATGGAACCACCAGCGCCGGTGATCACCGCCTGCTTGCTCCATTCACCCGAAAGACCCTCAAGTGCCTGACGCAGCTGCACGCCATCGCTTGGGACGGTGATGGCAGGGGAGCCGCCATGGCCGCTGAACTTGACCGAGCAGTCTGCCGGGATCAGCGCTTCGACATGCTTGCGGAACGAGGCGCGGATCTTATCGGGGTCCATGCCCGATACCAGCCGGAAGGAA from Devosia sp. 2618 carries:
- a CDS encoding ABC transporter permease subunit yields the protein MRRGWFLPIAAALGFTFLYAPIVSLVVFSFNESRLVTVWSGFSTKWYGELFSDPQMLGAAWLSLQIAAVSATIALVLGTLAAIALVRFRRFRGRTAFAGMVSAPLVMPDVITGLSLLLLFVAMESMLGWPAGRGIVTIIIAHSTFCMAYVCVVVQSRLSDFDRSLEEAAMDLGASPVRTFFDITLPIIAPALVSGWLLGFTLSLDDLVIASFVSGPGSSTLPMVIFSKIRLGVSPDVNALATIIIGIVALGVLAATIIQLRSRPKKARA
- a CDS encoding ABC transporter permease subunit; amino-acid sequence: MSALQTNLPPPRRLRPWRVVERGLAKVGISGRALVLLAPVVWLLVFFLIPLAVVFGISLSTKQFGRPPYSPLLTTEDGTVQLTLHLSNYLRLFSDNLYVAAYLSSIRIAFISTVITLLIGYPMAYAIARAPDQWRNILLMLVILPFWTSFLLRVYALTGFMRGNGVINQFLGLFGIEPLVMMQTDFAVYVGIVYTYLPFMILPLYTTLVKLDSSLLEASADLGARPVRTFLSVTLPLSMPGLIAGSMLVFIPAIGEFVIPSLLGGPGTLMIGRVLWDEFFTNTNWPRAAAVAIAMLVVVVIPIMLLQRAQNAVVEK
- the potA gene encoding polyamine ABC transporter ATP-binding protein, with product MAKKPQLAIDTRPWRDPAAKPFVRIKNVTKKFGDVFAVSDVSLDIYKSELFCLLGGSGSGKSTLLRMLAGFEQPTSGSIEIDGQDMTAVAPYNRPVNMMFQSYALFPHMNVEQNIAYGLKRDHLPKGEIADRVAELLTLVKLQDYGKRKPHQLSGGQRQRVALARSLAKRPKLLLLDEPLGALDKKLREETQFELVKIQETLGVTFIVVTHDQEEAMSLATRIGVMNQGEIAMIGEPTDIYEFPNSKFVAGFIGSVNMAEGVVIEDEPDHVRIRSAELGCDIFVGHGVDCAPDQILWVAIRPEKIQLSREKPEGDANITRGLVEEIGYLGDMSVYQILLESGKRLRVTQTNTVRGNPDAITWDETVYASWSDDAGSVLTI
- a CDS encoding polyamine ABC transporter substrate-binding protein, whose amino-acid sequence is MNKSLALALGALVIASPALAQEEKVLNIYNWSDYIAEDTIANFEATTGIKVNYDVYDNNEIVDAKLLAGSSGYDIVVPTGNFLQRQVMAGLLLQLDKSKLPNLVNLDPGVMATAAEFDPDNAHSVPYMINTIGLGYNVAKVKAALGPDTPIDSWDLLFKPELAEKLASCGISVLDSPSEVIGIALNYLGLDPNSENGEDLLKAETLLTSVKPYIRYFHSSQYIDDLGNGETCLALGYSGDVFIASDAAAAAGHGVEVGYLIPKEGAATLIDFLAIPADAPHPENAHTFINYILEPEVVAAITDYVFYANPNLKATEFVADEVKNNPGIYPPAETLAKAFALTAHSPDFEELLTRTWTRIKTGH
- a CDS encoding pseudouridine-5'-phosphate glycosidase; amino-acid sequence: MSAKAYLSISPEVKQALAAGKPVVALESTIITHGMPYPQNLEMANNVEAVIRKHGAVPATIAIMDGRFCVGVSGEDLERLAQTGGKAAKASRRDVASLLVKGEIAGTTVATTMQIAALAGIHVFATGGIGGVHRGAEDTFDISADLEELSRTPVCVVCAGAKSILDIAKTLEVLETNGVPVLGYGTEDFPAFWARQSGHKVDHRFDDVADIAKVVAMQADLGMGGVLVANPIPEADALDPAAIEARIAEAIAGAEAEGVSRKALTPFLLKRIFELTDGKSLVANIALVENNAKVAAGIAVALAARNAPQPALRRA
- a CDS encoding sugar kinase, with protein sequence MSGKVLVVGDVMTDVIVMPEGPIVKGSDRRATVRSRPGGSGANQAVWLGAMSADVVFAARVGASDKAMYENYFRGLGVVPVLGGDKEQPSGVLVTIVDPDGERSFLTDRGANLNLSADDLPSEILDDIGLVMVSGYSFFAPGPRAAVQALFAQAKARGIAVAVDPASVGFLVEVGPAQFLEWTAGADFIFSNESEAEALTGITGHVEQTAALGKLFGTVLIKRGGLGAVLGGRDGVRVSQPASEVSVVDSTGAGDAFAAGFISAHLAGEDESTALARGIAAGAKAVQSIGGQPD
- a CDS encoding DUF1304 domain-containing protein, with the translated sequence MVAAVLVTLVALLHLYIMVLEMFLWAKPRGLKAFGLAPEFAQQTKVLAANQGLYNGFLAAGLLWGVLHPAREFGWQICIFFLACVAVAGIYGAATSSRRILFIQTVPAVIALIAVIFA